From the Lolium rigidum isolate FL_2022 chromosome 2, APGP_CSIRO_Lrig_0.1, whole genome shotgun sequence genome, one window contains:
- the LOC124693031 gene encoding pheromone-processing carboxypeptidase KEX1-like isoform X5 has product MADDGGGGSAEWLPLFDRVEAQVEALAADRARLEAADRVQRVSWEAARTLQRSVEELQAAARDKDAEIERLRAEAADARKKLQADASRRGRWEAAYVELLLGANQKLAELRDSDLEDSRTLAGNSSSKEVESCTKLNQNTTDQTASDLRVELRKLKKAYETLSSKKDKELSALLSEKDSLRDQLSMLQQDYAELLKNKKVEAEQASEAAQKLQRNIDELKVLAQKKDHEISILGAEAVGAKKNLQKMHSLVKEKDDEIQRLKGRHPESVPKHNKDIIKTYKRLRSGDPAVTVRDKPENSGIIQTIDADFISETRTTENDVQDESTHKRRRASSMSNDDEMGGCDENDDEQIGGDEDGDKQSGSAEDGDKQNGNAEDGDEHIGSDEAGDKQSGSDEDVGEQSRSDGEDVGEQSRSGDDDDDDDGQNTSDEHRQSGSDEETTHNPIQRPLWNRKRKGDTYNNEDKGK; this is encoded by the exons AtggccgacgacggcggcggtgggagcGCCGAGTGGCTGCCCCTCTTCGACCGGGTGGAGGCGCAGGTCGAGGCGCTCGCAGCCGACCGCGCGCGCCTGGAGGCGGCCGACAGGGTCCAGCGCGTGTCCTGGGAGGCGGCGCGgacgctacagcggagcgtggagGAGCTGCAGGCAGCGGCGCGGGATAAGGACGCCGAGATCGAAAGGCTGCGAGCAGAAGCGGCCGACGCCAGGAAGAAGCTGCAG GCGGATGCAAGCAGGAGGGGAAGGTGGGAAGCCGCCTACGTGGAGCTGCTTCTCGGGGCTAATCAGAAGCTGGCCG AACTCAGAGATAGTGACTTGGAGGATTCCAGAACTCTTGCAGGAAACTCCAGCTCCAAG GAAGTTGAAagctgcacaaagctgaatcaaaACACCACGGATCAGACCGCGAGCGATTTAAGAGTGGAGCTAAGAAAACTAAAGAAAGCTTATGAGACTCTGAGCTCAAAGAAGGACAAAGAACTTTCCGCATTGCTCTCAGAAAAGGATTCTTTACGTGACCAGTTGAGTATGTTGCAGCAGGACTATGCCGAGCTCCTTAAGAACAAGAAAGTGGAGGCCGAACAAGCTTCTGAAGCAGCACAAAAGCTTCAACGGAATATAGATGAGCTTAAAGTGTTGGCCCAAAAGAAGGATCATGAAATTAGCATATTAGGAGCAGAAGCTGTTGGTGCCAAAAAGAACCTACAGAAAATGCACTCCCTGGTTAAGGAGAAAGATGATGAAATCCAAAGACTCAAAGGTCGGCACCCTGAGTCTGTTCCGAAGCACAACAAGGATATCATTAAGACATATAAAAGACTCAGGTCTGGTGATCCAGCTGTAACTGTAAGGGACAAACCGGAAAACAGTGGTATTATACAAACAATAGATGCAGATTTTATTTCTGAAACAAGAACAACGGAAAATGATGTACAAGATGAAAGCACTCATAAGCGGAGACGTGCCTCTTCCATGTCAAAT GATGATGAGATGGGTGGATGCGATGAGAATGATGATGAGCAGATTGGAGGTGACGAGGATGGTGACAAGCAGAGTGGAAGTGCTGAGGATGGTGACAAGCAGAATGGAAATGCTGAGGATGGTGATGAGCATATTGGAAGTGATGAGGCTGGTGACAAGCAGAGTGGAAGTGATGAGGATGTTGGTGAGCAGAGTAGAAGCGATGGTGAGGATGTTGGTGAGCAGAGTAgaagtggtgatgatgatgatgatgatgatgggcaGAATACAAGTGATGAGCATAGGCAGAGCGGAAGTGATGAGGAAACAACGCATAACCCAATTCAAAGGCCTCTCTGGAACCGCAAGAGAAAGGGAGACACTTACAATAATGAAGACAAGGG AAAGTAG
- the LOC124693031 gene encoding protein starmaker-like isoform X3 codes for MADDGGGGSAEWLPLFDRVEAQVEALAADRARLEAADRVQRVSWEAARTLQRSVEELQAAARDKDAEIERLRAEAADARKKLQADASRRGRWEAAYVELLLGANQKLAELRDSDLEDSRTLAGNSSSKEVESCTKLNQNTTDQTASDLRVELRKLKKAYETLSSKKDKELSALLSEKDSLRDQLSMLQQDYAELLKNKKVEAEQASEAAQKLQRNIDELKVLAQKKDHEISILGAEAVGAKKNLQKMHSLVKEKDDEIQRLKGRHPESVPKHNKDIIKTYKRLRSGDPAVTVRDKPENSGIIQTIDADFISETRTTENDVQDESTHKRRRASSMSNDDEMGGCDENDDEQIGGDEDGDKQSGSAEDGDKQNGNAEDGDEHIGSDEAGDKQSGSDEDVGEQSRSDGEDVGEQSRSGDDDDDDDGQNTSDEHRQSGSDEETTHNPIQRPLWNRKRKGDTYNNEDKGDVMTWSRSWKAPAPLRSRKRDVTSGRCSYARTGHWGQYVKAVNDSLVDQPDKHKKFVVFLRNFENQSAREVAITMAALLKGQPKLIHQLNRFLPNNRQIEVKTQMTPCRM; via the exons AtggccgacgacggcggcggtgggagcGCCGAGTGGCTGCCCCTCTTCGACCGGGTGGAGGCGCAGGTCGAGGCGCTCGCAGCCGACCGCGCGCGCCTGGAGGCGGCCGACAGGGTCCAGCGCGTGTCCTGGGAGGCGGCGCGgacgctacagcggagcgtggagGAGCTGCAGGCAGCGGCGCGGGATAAGGACGCCGAGATCGAAAGGCTGCGAGCAGAAGCGGCCGACGCCAGGAAGAAGCTGCAG GCGGATGCAAGCAGGAGGGGAAGGTGGGAAGCCGCCTACGTGGAGCTGCTTCTCGGGGCTAATCAGAAGCTGGCCG AACTCAGAGATAGTGACTTGGAGGATTCCAGAACTCTTGCAGGAAACTCCAGCTCCAAG GAAGTTGAAagctgcacaaagctgaatcaaaACACCACGGATCAGACCGCGAGCGATTTAAGAGTGGAGCTAAGAAAACTAAAGAAAGCTTATGAGACTCTGAGCTCAAAGAAGGACAAAGAACTTTCCGCATTGCTCTCAGAAAAGGATTCTTTACGTGACCAGTTGAGTATGTTGCAGCAGGACTATGCCGAGCTCCTTAAGAACAAGAAAGTGGAGGCCGAACAAGCTTCTGAAGCAGCACAAAAGCTTCAACGGAATATAGATGAGCTTAAAGTGTTGGCCCAAAAGAAGGATCATGAAATTAGCATATTAGGAGCAGAAGCTGTTGGTGCCAAAAAGAACCTACAGAAAATGCACTCCCTGGTTAAGGAGAAAGATGATGAAATCCAAAGACTCAAAGGTCGGCACCCTGAGTCTGTTCCGAAGCACAACAAGGATATCATTAAGACATATAAAAGACTCAGGTCTGGTGATCCAGCTGTAACTGTAAGGGACAAACCGGAAAACAGTGGTATTATACAAACAATAGATGCAGATTTTATTTCTGAAACAAGAACAACGGAAAATGATGTACAAGATGAAAGCACTCATAAGCGGAGACGTGCCTCTTCCATGTCAAAT GATGATGAGATGGGTGGATGCGATGAGAATGATGATGAGCAGATTGGAGGTGACGAGGATGGTGACAAGCAGAGTGGAAGTGCTGAGGATGGTGACAAGCAGAATGGAAATGCTGAGGATGGTGATGAGCATATTGGAAGTGATGAGGCTGGTGACAAGCAGAGTGGAAGTGATGAGGATGTTGGTGAGCAGAGTAGAAGCGATGGTGAGGATGTTGGTGAGCAGAGTAgaagtggtgatgatgatgatgatgatgatgggcaGAATACAAGTGATGAGCATAGGCAGAGCGGAAGTGATGAGGAAACAACGCATAACCCAATTCAAAGGCCTCTCTGGAACCGCAAGAGAAAGGGAGACACTTACAATAATGAAGACAAGGG AGATGTGATGACATGGTCGCGGTCCTGGAAGGCTCCAGCGCCGCTGCGCTCAAGGAAGAGGGATGTCACCAGCGGCCGGTGTTCTTACGCGCGTACCGGCCACTGGGGACAGTACGTCAAGGCCGTGAATGACAGCTTGGTAGACCAACCTGATAAGCACAAGAAGTTTGTCGTTTTCCTGCGCAATTTCGAGAACCAGAG TGCTCGTGAAGTGGCCATAACCATGGCGGCCTTACTAAAAGGACAACCAAAGCTCATCCACCAGCTTAACCGGTTCTTACCTAACAATCGTCAGATCGAGGTTAAGACTCAGATGACTCCTTGCCGCATGTAA
- the LOC124693031 gene encoding protein starmaker-like isoform X2, whose translation MADDGGGGSAEWLPLFDRVEAQVEALAADRARLEAADRVQRVSWEAARTLQRSVEELQAAARDKDAEIERLRAEAADARKKLQADASRRGRWEAAYVELLLGANQKLAELRDSDLEDSRTLAGNSSSKEVESCTKLNQNTTDQTASDLRVELRKLKKAYETLSSKKDKELSALLSEKDSLRDQLSMLQQDYAELLKNKKVEAEQASEAAQKLQRNIDELKVLAQKKDHEISILGAEAVGAKKNLQKMHSLVKEKDDEIQRLKGRHPESVPKHNKDIIKTYKRLRSGDPAVTVRDKPENSGIIQTIDADFISETRTTENDVQDESTHKRRRASSMSNDDEMGGCDENDDEQIGGDEDGDKQSGSAEDGDKQNGNAEDGDEHIGSDEAGDKQSGSDEDVGEQSRSDGEDVGEQSRSGDDDDDDDGQNTSDEHRQSGSDEETTHNPIQRPLWNRKRKGDTYNNEDKGDVMTWSRSWKAPAPLRSRKRDVTSGRCSYARTGHWGQYVKAVNDSLVDQPDKHKKFVVFLRNFENQSAREVAITMAALLKGQPKLIHQLNRFLPNNRQIESTGRRGRGRVRGRGRLRAVVPQSCDQAQIGGTGAQGGDDWLMHFFC comes from the exons AtggccgacgacggcggcggtgggagcGCCGAGTGGCTGCCCCTCTTCGACCGGGTGGAGGCGCAGGTCGAGGCGCTCGCAGCCGACCGCGCGCGCCTGGAGGCGGCCGACAGGGTCCAGCGCGTGTCCTGGGAGGCGGCGCGgacgctacagcggagcgtggagGAGCTGCAGGCAGCGGCGCGGGATAAGGACGCCGAGATCGAAAGGCTGCGAGCAGAAGCGGCCGACGCCAGGAAGAAGCTGCAG GCGGATGCAAGCAGGAGGGGAAGGTGGGAAGCCGCCTACGTGGAGCTGCTTCTCGGGGCTAATCAGAAGCTGGCCG AACTCAGAGATAGTGACTTGGAGGATTCCAGAACTCTTGCAGGAAACTCCAGCTCCAAG GAAGTTGAAagctgcacaaagctgaatcaaaACACCACGGATCAGACCGCGAGCGATTTAAGAGTGGAGCTAAGAAAACTAAAGAAAGCTTATGAGACTCTGAGCTCAAAGAAGGACAAAGAACTTTCCGCATTGCTCTCAGAAAAGGATTCTTTACGTGACCAGTTGAGTATGTTGCAGCAGGACTATGCCGAGCTCCTTAAGAACAAGAAAGTGGAGGCCGAACAAGCTTCTGAAGCAGCACAAAAGCTTCAACGGAATATAGATGAGCTTAAAGTGTTGGCCCAAAAGAAGGATCATGAAATTAGCATATTAGGAGCAGAAGCTGTTGGTGCCAAAAAGAACCTACAGAAAATGCACTCCCTGGTTAAGGAGAAAGATGATGAAATCCAAAGACTCAAAGGTCGGCACCCTGAGTCTGTTCCGAAGCACAACAAGGATATCATTAAGACATATAAAAGACTCAGGTCTGGTGATCCAGCTGTAACTGTAAGGGACAAACCGGAAAACAGTGGTATTATACAAACAATAGATGCAGATTTTATTTCTGAAACAAGAACAACGGAAAATGATGTACAAGATGAAAGCACTCATAAGCGGAGACGTGCCTCTTCCATGTCAAAT GATGATGAGATGGGTGGATGCGATGAGAATGATGATGAGCAGATTGGAGGTGACGAGGATGGTGACAAGCAGAGTGGAAGTGCTGAGGATGGTGACAAGCAGAATGGAAATGCTGAGGATGGTGATGAGCATATTGGAAGTGATGAGGCTGGTGACAAGCAGAGTGGAAGTGATGAGGATGTTGGTGAGCAGAGTAGAAGCGATGGTGAGGATGTTGGTGAGCAGAGTAgaagtggtgatgatgatgatgatgatgatgggcaGAATACAAGTGATGAGCATAGGCAGAGCGGAAGTGATGAGGAAACAACGCATAACCCAATTCAAAGGCCTCTCTGGAACCGCAAGAGAAAGGGAGACACTTACAATAATGAAGACAAGGG AGATGTGATGACATGGTCGCGGTCCTGGAAGGCTCCAGCGCCGCTGCGCTCAAGGAAGAGGGATGTCACCAGCGGCCGGTGTTCTTACGCGCGTACCGGCCACTGGGGACAGTACGTCAAGGCCGTGAATGACAGCTTGGTAGACCAACCTGATAAGCACAAGAAGTTTGTCGTTTTCCTGCGCAATTTCGAGAACCAGAG TGCTCGTGAAGTGGCCATAACCATGGCGGCCTTACTAAAAGGACAACCAAAGCTCATCCACCAGCTTAACCGGTTCTTACCTAACAATCGTCAGATCGAG TCGACTGGGCGCCGTGGCCGGGGGCGTGTTCGGGGTCGTGGTAGACTTCGAGCTGTTGTGCCACAATCATGTGATCAGGCTCAAATAGGCGGAACAGGGGCCCAGGGAGGAGACGATTGGCTTATGCATTTTTTTTGTTGA
- the LOC124693031 gene encoding pheromone-processing carboxypeptidase KEX1-like isoform X4, with amino-acid sequence MADDGGGGSAEWLPLFDRVEAQVEALAADRARLEAADRVQRVSWEAARTLQRSVEELQAAARDKDAEIERLRAEAADARKKLQADASRRGRWEAAYVELLLGANQKLAELRDSDLEDSRTLAGNSSSKEVESCTKLNQNTTDQTASDLRVELRKLKKAYETLSSKKDKELSALLSEKDSLRDQLSMLQQDYAELLKNKKVEAEQASEAAQKLQRNIDELKVLAQKKDHEISILGAEAVGAKKNLQKMHSLVKEKDDEIQRLKGRHPESVPKHNKDIIKTYKRLRSGDPAVTVRDKPENSGIIQTIDADFISETRTTENDVQDESTHKRRRASSMSNDDEMGGCDENDDEQIGGDEDGDKQSGSAEDGDKQNGNAEDGDEHIGSDEAGDKQSGSDEDVGEQSRSDGEDVGEQSRSGDDDDDDDGQNTSDEHRQSGSDEETTHNPIQRPLWNRKRKGDTYNNEDKGGEDNYVLYHIAEEM; translated from the exons AtggccgacgacggcggcggtgggagcGCCGAGTGGCTGCCCCTCTTCGACCGGGTGGAGGCGCAGGTCGAGGCGCTCGCAGCCGACCGCGCGCGCCTGGAGGCGGCCGACAGGGTCCAGCGCGTGTCCTGGGAGGCGGCGCGgacgctacagcggagcgtggagGAGCTGCAGGCAGCGGCGCGGGATAAGGACGCCGAGATCGAAAGGCTGCGAGCAGAAGCGGCCGACGCCAGGAAGAAGCTGCAG GCGGATGCAAGCAGGAGGGGAAGGTGGGAAGCCGCCTACGTGGAGCTGCTTCTCGGGGCTAATCAGAAGCTGGCCG AACTCAGAGATAGTGACTTGGAGGATTCCAGAACTCTTGCAGGAAACTCCAGCTCCAAG GAAGTTGAAagctgcacaaagctgaatcaaaACACCACGGATCAGACCGCGAGCGATTTAAGAGTGGAGCTAAGAAAACTAAAGAAAGCTTATGAGACTCTGAGCTCAAAGAAGGACAAAGAACTTTCCGCATTGCTCTCAGAAAAGGATTCTTTACGTGACCAGTTGAGTATGTTGCAGCAGGACTATGCCGAGCTCCTTAAGAACAAGAAAGTGGAGGCCGAACAAGCTTCTGAAGCAGCACAAAAGCTTCAACGGAATATAGATGAGCTTAAAGTGTTGGCCCAAAAGAAGGATCATGAAATTAGCATATTAGGAGCAGAAGCTGTTGGTGCCAAAAAGAACCTACAGAAAATGCACTCCCTGGTTAAGGAGAAAGATGATGAAATCCAAAGACTCAAAGGTCGGCACCCTGAGTCTGTTCCGAAGCACAACAAGGATATCATTAAGACATATAAAAGACTCAGGTCTGGTGATCCAGCTGTAACTGTAAGGGACAAACCGGAAAACAGTGGTATTATACAAACAATAGATGCAGATTTTATTTCTGAAACAAGAACAACGGAAAATGATGTACAAGATGAAAGCACTCATAAGCGGAGACGTGCCTCTTCCATGTCAAAT GATGATGAGATGGGTGGATGCGATGAGAATGATGATGAGCAGATTGGAGGTGACGAGGATGGTGACAAGCAGAGTGGAAGTGCTGAGGATGGTGACAAGCAGAATGGAAATGCTGAGGATGGTGATGAGCATATTGGAAGTGATGAGGCTGGTGACAAGCAGAGTGGAAGTGATGAGGATGTTGGTGAGCAGAGTAGAAGCGATGGTGAGGATGTTGGTGAGCAGAGTAgaagtggtgatgatgatgatgatgatgatgggcaGAATACAAGTGATGAGCATAGGCAGAGCGGAAGTGATGAGGAAACAACGCATAACCCAATTCAAAGGCCTCTCTGGAACCGCAAGAGAAAGGGAGACACTTACAATAATGAAGACAAGGG TGGAGAAGATAACTATGTACTGTACCATATTGCAGAAG AGATGTGA
- the LOC124693031 gene encoding protein starmaker-like isoform X1 — protein MADDGGGGSAEWLPLFDRVEAQVEALAADRARLEAADRVQRVSWEAARTLQRSVEELQAAARDKDAEIERLRAEAADARKKLQADASRRGRWEAAYVELLLGANQKLAELRDSDLEDSRTLAGNSSSKEVESCTKLNQNTTDQTASDLRVELRKLKKAYETLSSKKDKELSALLSEKDSLRDQLSMLQQDYAELLKNKKVEAEQASEAAQKLQRNIDELKVLAQKKDHEISILGAEAVGAKKNLQKMHSLVKEKDDEIQRLKGRHPESVPKHNKDIIKTYKRLRSGDPAVTVRDKPENSGIIQTIDADFISETRTTENDVQDESTHKRRRASSMSNDDEMGGCDENDDEQIGGDEDGDKQSGSAEDGDKQNGNAEDGDEHIGSDEAGDKQSGSDEDVGEQSRSDGEDVGEQSRSGDDDDDDDGQNTSDEHRQSGSDEETTHNPIQRPLWNRKRKGDTYNNEDKGDVMTWSRSWKAPAPLRSRKRDVTSGRCSYARTGHWGQYVKAVNDSLVDQPDKHKKFVVFLRNFENQSAREVAITMAALLKGQPKLIHQLNRFLPNNRQIEQSTGRRGRGRVRGRGRLRAVVPQSCDQAQIGGTGAQGGDDWLMHFFC, from the exons AtggccgacgacggcggcggtgggagcGCCGAGTGGCTGCCCCTCTTCGACCGGGTGGAGGCGCAGGTCGAGGCGCTCGCAGCCGACCGCGCGCGCCTGGAGGCGGCCGACAGGGTCCAGCGCGTGTCCTGGGAGGCGGCGCGgacgctacagcggagcgtggagGAGCTGCAGGCAGCGGCGCGGGATAAGGACGCCGAGATCGAAAGGCTGCGAGCAGAAGCGGCCGACGCCAGGAAGAAGCTGCAG GCGGATGCAAGCAGGAGGGGAAGGTGGGAAGCCGCCTACGTGGAGCTGCTTCTCGGGGCTAATCAGAAGCTGGCCG AACTCAGAGATAGTGACTTGGAGGATTCCAGAACTCTTGCAGGAAACTCCAGCTCCAAG GAAGTTGAAagctgcacaaagctgaatcaaaACACCACGGATCAGACCGCGAGCGATTTAAGAGTGGAGCTAAGAAAACTAAAGAAAGCTTATGAGACTCTGAGCTCAAAGAAGGACAAAGAACTTTCCGCATTGCTCTCAGAAAAGGATTCTTTACGTGACCAGTTGAGTATGTTGCAGCAGGACTATGCCGAGCTCCTTAAGAACAAGAAAGTGGAGGCCGAACAAGCTTCTGAAGCAGCACAAAAGCTTCAACGGAATATAGATGAGCTTAAAGTGTTGGCCCAAAAGAAGGATCATGAAATTAGCATATTAGGAGCAGAAGCTGTTGGTGCCAAAAAGAACCTACAGAAAATGCACTCCCTGGTTAAGGAGAAAGATGATGAAATCCAAAGACTCAAAGGTCGGCACCCTGAGTCTGTTCCGAAGCACAACAAGGATATCATTAAGACATATAAAAGACTCAGGTCTGGTGATCCAGCTGTAACTGTAAGGGACAAACCGGAAAACAGTGGTATTATACAAACAATAGATGCAGATTTTATTTCTGAAACAAGAACAACGGAAAATGATGTACAAGATGAAAGCACTCATAAGCGGAGACGTGCCTCTTCCATGTCAAAT GATGATGAGATGGGTGGATGCGATGAGAATGATGATGAGCAGATTGGAGGTGACGAGGATGGTGACAAGCAGAGTGGAAGTGCTGAGGATGGTGACAAGCAGAATGGAAATGCTGAGGATGGTGATGAGCATATTGGAAGTGATGAGGCTGGTGACAAGCAGAGTGGAAGTGATGAGGATGTTGGTGAGCAGAGTAGAAGCGATGGTGAGGATGTTGGTGAGCAGAGTAgaagtggtgatgatgatgatgatgatgatgggcaGAATACAAGTGATGAGCATAGGCAGAGCGGAAGTGATGAGGAAACAACGCATAACCCAATTCAAAGGCCTCTCTGGAACCGCAAGAGAAAGGGAGACACTTACAATAATGAAGACAAGGG AGATGTGATGACATGGTCGCGGTCCTGGAAGGCTCCAGCGCCGCTGCGCTCAAGGAAGAGGGATGTCACCAGCGGCCGGTGTTCTTACGCGCGTACCGGCCACTGGGGACAGTACGTCAAGGCCGTGAATGACAGCTTGGTAGACCAACCTGATAAGCACAAGAAGTTTGTCGTTTTCCTGCGCAATTTCGAGAACCAGAG TGCTCGTGAAGTGGCCATAACCATGGCGGCCTTACTAAAAGGACAACCAAAGCTCATCCACCAGCTTAACCGGTTCTTACCTAACAATCGTCAGATCGAG CAGTCGACTGGGCGCCGTGGCCGGGGGCGTGTTCGGGGTCGTGGTAGACTTCGAGCTGTTGTGCCACAATCATGTGATCAGGCTCAAATAGGCGGAACAGGGGCCCAGGGAGGAGACGATTGGCTTATGCATTTTTTTTGTTGA